The genomic segment CGCGATACAGGTAAGAAGAGCCATCGACGAGGATAAGGGGATTTTCTGGGATCTGAACCATAATGTCCGTGCCTGATAATGAAGTTATAGATAAAGGATGCCATAGCCTGGCGCAAAATATGAAACGCAAAGGGCCGATCGGTCAGAAAGTTTTGCCGATCCGCGCGATCTCTCGCATTGCGCTCTGTGGATAAGTTTGTGCACAAAAACCTAAGCTATTAATAACGCAAGATAAAAATTTAACGAAGCGCTATAAATAATCTAAGAAATCAGGAGGTTATAGAATTTCTATCACCGCTAATTATTTTTTGTCGGTAAAGTTTTATTGTGGATATAAAATAAGGCCTTTGCCGTTTCGCTTATTACACCTGTAAAACCTGACGGTCATTCACCGCACGTTACGTTTAGGCTCATCACGCCAGAACGTTTTCTGTTAGAATCTGCGCCCTCTGCCGACCCGGCATTTTTATGAACACATGAAATCAATATGTCGAGATTACTCGCTGCGGTAACGCTGCTGCTGAGCATTGTGCTGACCATTCTGGTAACCGTGGCATGCTCCGTGCCGATTATCCTTGCCGGAATAATTAAACTGGTACTGCCTTTTCCTGCTGTCTGGCGGTCGGTTTCCAGCTTTTGTAATTTTATGATGTATTGCTGGTGCGAAGGGCTGGCATACCTTTTACATCTGAACCCGCATCTCAAATGGGATATTCAGGGGCTGGAAGGGTTGAATAAAAGACACTGGTATTTGCTTATCAGCAATCACCATAGCTGGGCGGATATTGTGGTGCTGTGCGTGCTGTTTCGTAAGCATATTCCGATGAATAAATATTTTTTGAAACAGCAGCTGGCCTGGGTGCCCTTTATTGGGCTCGCCTGCTGGGCGCTGGATATGCCATTTATGCGCCGTTATTCCCGCAGTTATCTGTTACGTCACCCGGAACGACGCGGTAAAGATGTAGAAACCACACGCCGCTCCTGCGAGAAATTCCGCTATCACCCTAGCACGATTGTGAATTTCGTTGAGGGATCGCGTTTTACCGAAGAGAAACAGCGCCAGCTACTCTCGCCGTTCCGGCACTTACTTCCGCCGAAAGCGGCAGGTATTGCAATGGCATTGAATGTTTTGGGAAAACAGTTCGATAAAATGTTAAACGTCACGCTCTGTTACCCGGAAAATAACCGCACGCCGTTTTACGATATGTTGAGCGGCAAGTTAACGCATATTGTGGTGCGTATTCATTTATTGCCGCTGGAAGCATCACTGCACGGCGATTATGTGAATGATAAAAACTTTAAGCGTCGCTTTCAGCAGTGGCTGAACGGATTATGGAACGAGAAAGACGATGAGCTTGAATCGCTTTTTCAAGCATATAAAAAAGCCGGTCAGTGACCGGCTTTTTCATTTTAAGCGACAATTACTTTTTGCTAAGCAGGTAGTTTACGGTATCGGCATATTGCTGGACAAAGGCGTCCATATTGCTGGTATCCATGCCTTGTGGGTTAAGCTGGTATTTACCGTTGACGTACATGGCAGGCACACCCTGAAGGCCCACATCCGCTGCGGCTTTTTCTTGCTGGGCGACCAGAGATTTCACCACAAAGCTGTTCCAGGCGGCGTCATATTCTTCCGGCTTCACGCCAGCATCAATGAAAACTTTACGGATATCCGCCGGGGTTTGTACGGTCTGCGTTTTCTGCACTGCTTCAAACATCGGGGTCGTAATTTTATCTTCAATCCCCATCGCCATCGCGACTGCCCATGCCTGCGTCAGGTCTTTACCCAACGGGCCCAGAAACTCAACGTGGTATTTGGTCATTTTGGTGCCAGCTGGGAGCTTTTTCTTCACGCTGTCAGAAACATGCAGCACTTCTTCAAACTGATAGCAGTGCGGGCAGTAAAAGGAGAAGAACTCCATGACCTGCGGCGCGCCAGCGACCGGCTTTTCCAGCGTGTTATATTGCTTTCCGTCAGCGTAATCGGCAGCAGATACGCTGAATGCCATCACCATACCGGCCAGCGCCAGCCAAATCTTCTTCATCATTTACTCTCTCCTGAATATTACTGATCAATACATTGGCGTTAAGTGTAAAGGGGGCTCGTTGAGCGCCCGAATTTGCTCGTTAAAAGTCGCCGTCTGACGGCGCCAGAAATCTTCTTCGGCAAGCCACGGGAAGTTGCGAGGAAACGCAGGGTCTTCCCAGCGGCGAATAAGCCATGCGAGGTAATAAACCTGCCGCATTGCGCGAAGCGGTTCTATCAGCTCAAGTTCTTTGAGATTAAACGTAGTGAATTCTTCGTAGGCTTCAAGAATGGTTTCGAGCTGCATGCGCTGTTCAGCGATATCGCCATTTAACAGCATCCAGAGATCCTGAATGGCCGGGCCATTGCGGGCATCGTCGAGATCAACAAAGAGCGGGCCATCGCGCCAGAGGATATTGCCAGGGTGGCAGTCGCCATGCAGGCGCAGCGCATCATAGCCAGGCTGCCAGCGAGCGGTGACGACGTGCGTAAGGGCATCGGTCGCCTGCAAAAAGGCAGCTTTGAGCGAGGCAGGGATAAGCGTACTGGTTTCGTATACCGCACGGGGCTCAAGCAGATATTCGTTTATGCCGATCGTTGGCCGATGTGAGAAGAGATGCTGTTTGCCGGTCTGATGAATACGGCCCAGATAACGTCCGACCCATTCCATTTGATCGAGGTTATCGGTTTCATACTGACGACCACCAAGACCAGGAAAGACCGCAAACATAAAGCCGTTATGCGTCAGCAGCGTATCGCCATGCAGACGTAACGGCGCTGCAACCGGCACTTCATCGGCTTCCAGCTCAAGCGCGAAATGATGCTCTTCGCGAATTTGATCGGCGCTCCAGCGGTGCGGGCGGTAAAACTTCACAACAAAACGCTTACGATCTTCATCCTGAAAAAGATAAACGCGGTTTTCAAAACTATTGAGCGCGGTTAAGCCAGAATCCACACGAATGCCGTGTTCAAACAAAGCATCCATGATGGCGTCTGGCTGTAGCGTCTGGAAAGTAAAAGCGTTATCTGTCATCCCGATATCCGCAAACACAAGCAATGCTTCAGGATATCATTTCGCAGCGAAAGCGAGGGCGTCTCTTACAAGCTTTTACTCTTTAATCACGCCTCGGGCGCGCAGAAGCGCCGTTTTAAAATCATCTTCGTAGTCTTTCTGAATGCCCGGGATCACCGCGTCTTTATCGGCATCGCGCATTTTTAACTGATAAATCAGGATATCATCGGTAAGATCGGACAGTTCGCCGGTAAAACCAGATTCAGCGGCGAGTTTTTGCAGAAATTCAAGCAAGTTGAGATCCGGCTCTTTCTCCCAGGCGGGCTGAAGCAGCTCGATAACTTCATTAAGGCGTTTACATTTCATCATGGGCTCCTTTTATCTGGCTGACACGTTAGCAGGGACAAAACCGTATGAAAAGAGGTGATATTCGTGGATAAGCTTAGCGCGATTACCGGCGTGGTGCTGGCAGGCGGTCGGGCAACGCGAATGGGCGGGCAGAACAAAGGGCTGATGTTGCTCAACGGCAAAGCGCTGTGGCGTCATGTGGCGGATCGCCTTGCCACACAGGTAGAGCGCGTCGCCGTCAGTGCGAACCGGGATCTGGACGCTTATGGCGCCTGCAGTTATCCGGTTATCACCGATACGTTGCCGGATTTTCCAGGGCCGCTCGCGGGTATGCTTTCTGTCATGCAAAATCTTGAGAGTGAGTGGTATCTTTTTTGCCCTTGCGACACGCCGCATATTCCTGAAGAGCTCGCTCAACAGCTCTGGACCGCTAAAGGGAATGCGCCTGCCGTGTGGGTTAACGATGGCGAGCGAGACCACCCTGCTATTGCGCTGATGCATCGCTCGGCGCAAGTGCCGCTCGCCGGTTATCTGGCGCGCGGAGAACGTCGTGTGATGGTTTTTCTGCGTGAAGTCAATGGGAAGGAGGTGGTCATTCCTGATAAAACCGCTTTCGCGAACGTAAATACACTCGACGAACTTGAACGCTGGCAGGAGAAATAATGGTTCCGTTACTGGGTATCGCCGCGTGGAGCGGGACGGGCAAAACGACGCTGCTGAAAGCGCTGATACCGCTCCTGATTGAAAGAGGCATTCGGCCTGGGCTTATAAAACATACTCATCACGATATGGACGTAGATACGCCCGGTAAAGACAGCTATGTGCTGCGTAAAGCGGGGGCAGCGCAAACCCTGGTCGCCAGTGCTAAACGCTGGGCATTGATGACCGAAACCCCGGAAGAGGCAGAGCCTGATTTGCATTATCTGGCAAGTCGGATGGACAGCTCGCAGCTGGATTTGATCCTTGTAGAAGGGTTTAAGCACGAGACGATAACGAAGATCCTGCTGTTCCGGCAGGGCACGGGACGGGATGTCGCTGAATTAGCACCAGATGCGGACGTGATTGCCGTTGCCAGTGATGTCCCGCTGCTGTCTGTCGGCGTACCGGTACTCAATATTAACGCACCGTCGCAGATTGCCGCGTTTATAGCAAGCTGGCTGGCCGGACAGCAATGACAAGGGTTGTTTTCTGGCAGAAGTAAGGGTGTTGGCTGCTGGGCGGTGGTTTACGGGGCGACAAACATCACGGGAATAAAGCTCGAGCCACCGGTGACGCTTTCGGCCCGCTAAGCACGGTGGAAGTGAGCGGAAACCGTGTGAAGCGGCTGTGATGACAGGAGCCGGAAGGTAATGACGCCCCGCGGGCCGTGCGTGCCCCGGGCGCAAAAAGCAAAAACCCCTCAGCAGTGCTGAGGGGTTCTTTATTTGATGCCTGGCAGTTCCCTACTCTCGCATGGGGAGACCCCACACTACCATCGGCGCTACGGCGTTTCACTTCTGAGTTCGGCATGGGGTCAGGTGGGACCACCGCGCTACAGCCGCCAGGCAAATTCTGTTTCCTGCCGCCTTCCGGCCACAGGATTTTATCCGTCACAAGCTGAATTGTCTCTCAACACGCCAGACTTCTTTGGCGTTGTAAGGTTAAGCCTCACGGTTCATTAGTACCGGTTAGCTCAACGCATCGCTGCGCTTACACACCCGGCCTATCAACGTCGTCGTCTTCAACGTTCCTTCAGGAGACTTATAGTCTCAGGGAGAACTCATCTCGGGGCAAGTTTCGTGCTTAGATGCTTTCAGCACTTATCTCTTCCGCATTTAGCTACCGGGCAGTGCCATTGGCATGACAACCCGAACACCAGTGATGCGTCCACTCCGGTCCTCTCGTACTGGGAGCAGCCCCCCTCAATTCTCCAGCGCCCACGGCAGATAGGGACCGAACTGTCTCACGACGTTCTAAACCCAGCTCGCGTACCACTTTAAATGGCGAACAGCCATACCCTTGGGACCTACTTCAGCCCCAGGATGTGATGAGCCGACATCGAGGTGCCAAACACCGCCGTCGATATGAACTCTTGGGCGGTATCAGCCTGTTATCCCCGGAGTACCTTTTATCCGTTGAGCGATGGCCCTTCCATACAGAACCACCGGATCACTATGACCTGCTTTCGCACCTGCTCGAGCCGTCACTCTCGCAGTCAAGCCAGCTTATGCCATTGCACTAACCTCCTGATGTCCGACCAGGATTAGCTGACCTTCGTGCTCCTCCGTTACACTTTGGGAGGAGACCGCCCCAGTCAAACTACCCACCAGACACTGTCCCCACGCCGGATCACGGCGCCAGGTTAGAACATCAAACATTAAAGGGTGGTATTTCAAGGTTGGCTCCACGCAG from the Cronobacter condimenti 1330 genome contains:
- a CDS encoding acyltransferase — protein: MSRLLAAVTLLLSIVLTILVTVACSVPIILAGIIKLVLPFPAVWRSVSSFCNFMMYCWCEGLAYLLHLNPHLKWDIQGLEGLNKRHWYLLISNHHSWADIVVLCVLFRKHIPMNKYFLKQQLAWVPFIGLACWALDMPFMRRYSRSYLLRHPERRGKDVETTRRSCEKFRYHPSTIVNFVEGSRFTEEKQRQLLSPFRHLLPPKAAGIAMALNVLGKQFDKMLNVTLCYPENNRTPFYDMLSGKLTHIVVRIHLLPLEASLHGDYVNDKNFKRRFQQWLNGLWNEKDDELESLFQAYKKAGQ
- a CDS encoding YihD family protein; the encoded protein is MKCKRLNEVIELLQPAWEKEPDLNLLEFLQKLAAESGFTGELSDLTDDILIYQLKMRDADKDAVIPGIQKDYEDDFKTALLRARGVIKE
- the mobA gene encoding molybdenum cofactor guanylyltransferase MobA, with translation MDKLSAITGVVLAGGRATRMGGQNKGLMLLNGKALWRHVADRLATQVERVAVSANRDLDAYGACSYPVITDTLPDFPGPLAGMLSVMQNLESEWYLFCPCDTPHIPEELAQQLWTAKGNAPAVWVNDGERDHPAIALMHRSAQVPLAGYLARGERRVMVFLREVNGKEVVIPDKTAFANVNTLDELERWQEK
- the dsbA gene encoding thiol:disulfide interchange protein DsbA; its protein translation is MKKIWLALAGMVMAFSVSAADYADGKQYNTLEKPVAGAPQVMEFFSFYCPHCYQFEEVLHVSDSVKKKLPAGTKMTKYHVEFLGPLGKDLTQAWAVAMAMGIEDKITTPMFEAVQKTQTVQTPADIRKVFIDAGVKPEEYDAAWNSFVVKSLVAQQEKAAADVGLQGVPAMYVNGKYQLNPQGMDTSNMDAFVQQYADTVNYLLSKK
- a CDS encoding serine/threonine protein kinase, giving the protein MTDNAFTFQTLQPDAIMDALFEHGIRVDSGLTALNSFENRVYLFQDEDRKRFVVKFYRPHRWSADQIREEHHFALELEADEVPVAAPLRLHGDTLLTHNGFMFAVFPGLGGRQYETDNLDQMEWVGRYLGRIHQTGKQHLFSHRPTIGINEYLLEPRAVYETSTLIPASLKAAFLQATDALTHVVTARWQPGYDALRLHGDCHPGNILWRDGPLFVDLDDARNGPAIQDLWMLLNGDIAEQRMQLETILEAYEEFTTFNLKELELIEPLRAMRQVYYLAWLIRRWEDPAFPRNFPWLAEEDFWRRQTATFNEQIRALNEPPLHLTPMY
- the mobB gene encoding molybdopterin-guanine dinucleotide biosynthesis protein MobB, giving the protein MVPLLGIAAWSGTGKTTLLKALIPLLIERGIRPGLIKHTHHDMDVDTPGKDSYVLRKAGAAQTLVASAKRWALMTETPEEAEPDLHYLASRMDSSQLDLILVEGFKHETITKILLFRQGTGRDVAELAPDADVIAVASDVPLLSVGVPVLNINAPSQIAAFIASWLAGQQ